The following are from one region of the Hydrogenophaga sp. BPS33 genome:
- a CDS encoding translocation/assembly module TamB domain-containing protein, which yields MSSTDADTLAPPPSRIGRVVRWVLGGLVTLVLLVLLGFGVWAASAGSLAQAIGWGQAFMARQGPDAGTLEVADVQGSLLRGGQIARLQWQRDGLTVVATDTRIGLNPWFWADALLGRGVRLSQLDIARLQIHDQRPPGPDEPPEPLQPITLPLPVTLPWSIGELVLEGGSPLRFSGMKGLYRYRSAERGWNLGVDDAHQFDLDSVQVAGGRYQLKAILGAQAPMPLRVEAGGEVDTTVPGGSERLALQAIAKITGTLATTDAALDATASVKTAGNATASPDAPSLEARARLRPWGAQPLESADATLARIDLHAFWPQAPVTLLSGTVQAQPEGDAWRAQVNLANAGSGPADQQRLPLDALRVDLEHRGMRWTLSRLDAQLGGGAVKGQGWWEPATGAQASPLGQWQGDIQATRINPARLWSSIVPSALDGSVTARTVDAAIDLSARVQPSDTQPRGSTLSGVRLRELDLKGRWRPQANDAAQGVFELREARLDAAGLQLDGKGAFDTVARSFDGQLALQLPGAEARWKGKTAHAQGEGELDLNLADANRVLAWVRSLQTLPVVGPQIRTALDSQPGLQAEGSAQLDAHWQGGLGVFGYPPPITDARTAAPPRLRIGLNAPSLRIAREVTEGATGQSDNPTTTQNVLVRALQLSADGPPERLAIELAGQAEQGPWRAVLDTQGVLALGHPRQPDFDTGRLALSRLKLQATDSARPDRTVEWTLESAAALAVQWQGARSVLQVQVDPGQLHLQPVFRRRAAPTPNTTVSPTAVAAAAATPTVTSPLTLAWERITWRAGALDTRGRLTGLPLSWVDALATAEGARHGPLSQAGLGGDVVFDGAWDLSLPADANAPPRLSAQLQRRSGDLSVQTDGNFDENTPSAQRLQTGIRAAQLDVETQGSQVVARLRWDSERLGQASADVSTTLSPPNAEQNAWHWAEQAPLRGTLKASLPQMGVWSALAPPGWRVRGSLGADLTLSGTRDKPLFNGALNADDLALRSLVNGISFSRGQLRATLAGERITIERFYLQGRGGAENGGTLLATGSTEWRMVTVDGQVRRQPYINLQATATRLRVSNRADRLLTLSGQLQAELAGTALQLRGQLNADEALFVLPDESTPSLGADVVVRGTQRPLEDPDAFRVQPDVLVDLNLGENFEVRGLGLQTRLSGQLNVRSTPASPEPRVIGEVRTVRGTYRAYGQRMNIETGVLRFSGAYDNPTLDITAIRPNTSQRVGVVISGSAQLPRVRLFSDPELPDSEKLAWLVLGRPASGAGAEAAVLQQAALALLSRNGGGFEGGLAGAFGLDELSFAGSATNADGSTTAAAVTLGKRLSNKLYITYESSLAGAMGTVSMFYDLSRRVTVRARAGDENAIDLIFTTAFD from the coding sequence ATGAGCAGCACCGACGCCGACACCCTCGCCCCGCCACCCTCGCGCATCGGCCGCGTGGTGCGCTGGGTTCTCGGTGGCCTGGTCACCCTGGTGTTGCTGGTGCTGCTGGGCTTTGGCGTGTGGGCCGCGTCGGCAGGCTCTCTGGCGCAGGCGATCGGCTGGGGCCAAGCCTTCATGGCCCGACAGGGGCCGGACGCAGGCACGCTGGAGGTGGCCGACGTGCAAGGCAGCCTGCTGCGCGGCGGACAGATCGCGCGGCTGCAGTGGCAGCGCGATGGGCTCACCGTGGTCGCGACCGACACGCGCATCGGCCTGAACCCCTGGTTCTGGGCCGACGCCTTGCTGGGCCGCGGCGTGCGCCTCTCGCAGCTGGACATCGCACGCCTGCAGATTCACGACCAACGCCCGCCCGGACCCGACGAGCCGCCCGAGCCGCTGCAGCCCATCACGCTGCCCCTGCCGGTCACCCTGCCCTGGTCCATCGGCGAACTCGTGCTGGAGGGCGGGTCGCCGCTGCGCTTCAGCGGCATGAAAGGCCTGTACCGCTACCGCTCGGCCGAGCGGGGGTGGAACCTGGGCGTGGACGACGCGCACCAGTTCGATCTGGACAGCGTGCAAGTCGCCGGCGGCCGCTACCAGCTCAAGGCCATCCTGGGGGCCCAAGCGCCCATGCCCTTGCGTGTGGAGGCCGGCGGCGAGGTGGACACCACTGTGCCCGGTGGCAGCGAGCGCCTCGCGCTGCAGGCCATCGCGAAGATCACCGGCACCCTGGCCACCACCGATGCCGCGCTGGATGCCACCGCCAGCGTGAAGACCGCAGGCAACGCGACCGCGTCACCAGACGCCCCTTCGCTGGAGGCCAGGGCCCGGCTGCGGCCCTGGGGCGCGCAACCGCTGGAGTCCGCCGACGCCACCCTGGCGCGCATCGACCTGCACGCCTTCTGGCCCCAGGCGCCGGTCACCTTGCTCAGCGGCACGGTCCAGGCGCAACCCGAAGGCGACGCCTGGCGTGCCCAGGTGAATTTGGCCAATGCGGGCAGCGGTCCGGCCGACCAGCAGCGGCTGCCGCTGGATGCCCTGCGCGTCGACCTGGAACACCGCGGCATGCGCTGGACGCTCTCGCGGCTCGATGCGCAACTGGGCGGTGGCGCGGTCAAAGGCCAGGGCTGGTGGGAGCCGGCCACCGGCGCTCAGGCCTCGCCGCTGGGCCAGTGGCAGGGCGACATCCAGGCCACTCGCATCAACCCGGCCCGGCTCTGGAGCAGCATCGTGCCCTCCGCACTCGATGGCAGCGTGACCGCGCGCACGGTGGACGCGGCCATCGATCTCAGCGCGCGCGTGCAGCCGTCCGACACGCAACCGCGCGGCAGCACCTTGTCGGGTGTGCGCCTGCGCGAACTCGATCTCAAGGGACGTTGGCGGCCCCAGGCGAACGATGCGGCGCAAGGCGTGTTCGAACTGCGCGAAGCCCGCCTGGACGCGGCCGGCCTCCAGCTCGACGGCAAGGGCGCGTTCGACACCGTGGCGCGCAGTTTCGATGGCCAACTGGCGCTGCAACTGCCCGGGGCCGAGGCTCGATGGAAGGGCAAGACCGCGCACGCCCAGGGCGAAGGCGAACTGGACCTGAACCTTGCCGATGCCAACCGCGTGCTCGCCTGGGTGCGCAGCTTGCAGACCCTGCCAGTGGTCGGTCCGCAGATCCGCACCGCGCTGGACAGCCAACCGGGCCTGCAGGCCGAAGGCAGTGCCCAGCTCGACGCCCACTGGCAAGGCGGCCTCGGCGTGTTCGGCTATCCGCCCCCGATCACCGACGCCCGCACCGCCGCACCGCCGCGCCTGCGCATCGGCCTGAACGCGCCCAGCCTGCGCATCGCGCGCGAAGTAACCGAAGGGGCCACTGGCCAGAGCGACAACCCGACCACCACCCAGAACGTCCTGGTCCGAGCGCTCCAACTCTCGGCCGACGGACCGCCCGAACGCCTCGCCATCGAACTCGCCGGACAAGCCGAACAAGGCCCTTGGCGTGCCGTGCTCGATACGCAGGGCGTCTTGGCGCTCGGCCATCCGCGCCAGCCCGACTTCGACACCGGCCGCCTGGCCCTCAGCCGCTTGAAACTGCAAGCCACCGACAGCGCGCGTCCCGACCGCACCGTCGAATGGACGCTGGAGAGCGCGGCCGCGCTGGCGGTGCAGTGGCAAGGCGCGCGCAGCGTGCTGCAGGTCCAGGTCGACCCGGGCCAGCTCCACCTGCAACCGGTGTTCCGCCGGCGCGCGGCGCCCACGCCCAACACCACCGTCTCGCCCACCGCGGTGGCGGCCGCAGCTGCCACCCCCACCGTCACCAGCCCGCTGACACTCGCCTGGGAGCGCATCACCTGGCGTGCCGGCGCGCTGGACACGCGTGGACGGCTCACCGGCCTGCCGCTGTCGTGGGTGGACGCGCTGGCCACCGCCGAAGGCGCGCGCCATGGACCGTTGAGCCAAGCCGGCCTGGGGGGCGACGTGGTGTTCGACGGCGCGTGGGACCTGTCCCTGCCGGCCGACGCCAACGCGCCGCCACGCCTGAGCGCCCAACTGCAGCGGCGCAGCGGCGACCTCTCGGTGCAGACCGACGGCAATTTCGACGAGAACACGCCGTCCGCCCAACGCCTGCAGACCGGCATCCGCGCCGCGCAGCTGGATGTGGAAACCCAAGGCAGCCAAGTGGTCGCGCGCCTGCGCTGGGACAGCGAACGCCTGGGCCAGGCCAGCGCCGACGTCAGCACCACACTCAGCCCGCCCAACGCAGAACAGAACGCCTGGCACTGGGCCGAGCAGGCGCCCTTGCGCGGCACGCTCAAGGCCAGCCTGCCGCAAATGGGCGTGTGGTCGGCCCTGGCCCCACCCGGTTGGCGCGTGCGCGGCTCGCTCGGCGCCGACCTCACGCTCAGTGGCACGCGCGACAAGCCGCTGTTCAACGGCGCGCTCAATGCCGACGACCTCGCCTTGCGCTCGCTGGTCAATGGCATTTCGTTCTCGCGCGGCCAGTTGCGCGCCACCCTTGCGGGCGAGCGCATCACCATCGAGCGCTTCTACCTGCAAGGGCGCGGCGGCGCCGAGAACGGCGGCACCTTGCTGGCCACGGGCAGCACCGAGTGGCGCATGGTCACGGTCGATGGGCAGGTACGCCGCCAGCCCTACATCAACCTGCAGGCCACCGCCACCCGGCTGCGCGTGTCCAACCGCGCCGACCGCCTGCTCACGCTCTCCGGCCAGTTGCAGGCGGAGTTGGCCGGCACCGCGCTGCAGCTGCGCGGCCAGCTCAACGCGGACGAAGCCCTGTTCGTGCTGCCCGACGAGTCCACGCCCAGCCTGGGCGCCGACGTGGTGGTGCGCGGCACGCAGCGGCCGCTGGAAGACCCCGACGCCTTTCGCGTGCAGCCCGATGTGCTGGTGGACCTGAACCTGGGCGAGAACTTCGAGGTGCGCGGCCTGGGCCTGCAGACGCGCCTGAGCGGACAGCTCAACGTGCGCAGCACGCCGGCCTCGCCCGAACCGCGCGTGATCGGTGAAGTGCGCACGGTGCGCGGCACCTACCGCGCCTACGGCCAACGCATGAACATCGAAACCGGCGTGCTGCGCTTCAGCGGCGCCTACGACAACCCCACGCTGGACATCACCGCGATACGCCCCAACACCTCGCAACGCGTGGGTGTGGTCATCAGCGGCAGCGCGCAACTGCCGCGCGTGCGGCTGTTCTCCGACCCCGAGTTGCCCGACAGCGAAAAGCTCGCCTGGCTGGTGCTGGGCCGCCCGGCCAGCGGCGCGGGTGCCGAAGCCGCCGTGCTGCAGCAGGCCGCGCTGGCGCTGCTGTCGCGCAATGGCGGCGGGTTCGAGGGTGGCCTGGCCGGCGCGTTCGGCCTGGACGAGCTGTCCTTCGCCGGCAGCGCGACCAATGCCGACGGCAGCACCACGGCAGCGGCCGTCACGCTGGGCAAGCGGCTGTCCAACAAGCTCTACATCACCTACGAAAGCAGCCTGGCCGGCGCCATGGGCACGGTATCGATGTTCTACGACCTCTCGCGCCGCGTCACCGTGCGCGCCCGGGCGGGCGATGAGAACGCGATCGATCTGATCTTCACCACGGCGTTCGATTGA
- a CDS encoding disulfide bond formation protein B, with the protein MPAHSAAWRWLAAAWLVAMAATLGALFIGEVMGMTPCLLCWYQRIYMFPLAAILGMAAFMDDRRGALYALPLALVGVGFAAYHSALVLQWVPVWWVPCGAGPSCSNQALTQLHGVQLPFLSLAAFLAIAASLCIHLRKTRP; encoded by the coding sequence ATGCCTGCTCACTCAGCCGCCTGGCGCTGGCTCGCCGCGGCCTGGCTCGTCGCGATGGCCGCGACCCTGGGCGCACTCTTCATCGGCGAGGTCATGGGCATGACGCCCTGCCTGCTGTGCTGGTACCAACGCATCTACATGTTCCCGCTGGCCGCCATTCTGGGCATGGCCGCCTTCATGGACGACCGGCGTGGCGCGCTCTATGCCTTGCCCCTGGCGCTCGTGGGCGTGGGCTTCGCGGCGTACCACAGCGCGTTGGTGCTGCAGTGGGTGCCCGTGTGGTGGGTGCCTTGTGGTGCCGGCCCGTCGTGCAGCAACCAGGCCCTCACCCAACTCCACGGCGTGCAACTGCCTTTTCTCTCCCTGGCGGCCTTCCTCGCGATCGCCGCCAGCTTGTGCATCCATCTTCGAAAGACCCGGCCATGA
- a CDS encoding DsbA family protein, with protein sequence MNAKKISIVLILAVLAVAFFIGMSTFRQQEQAAQETTVRAEATRLARMHSPVVGPQNAPVTVVEFFDPACEACRAFHPFVKQLMAQYPTQLKVVVRYAPFHEGSDLVVGMLEAARRQGQYEAALEAVLTSQPQWADHHQPQPALAWNALAGLGLDLAQARSDAQRPEIAAALAQDVEDLRALQVNKTPTFFVNGRSLPGFGPEQLAALVADEVKRAANAP encoded by the coding sequence ATGAACGCCAAGAAAATTTCCATCGTCCTGATCCTGGCCGTGTTGGCCGTCGCCTTCTTCATCGGCATGAGCACCTTCCGCCAGCAGGAACAGGCCGCGCAGGAAACCACCGTGCGCGCCGAAGCCACGCGGCTGGCGCGCATGCACTCACCCGTGGTGGGTCCGCAGAACGCGCCGGTCACGGTGGTGGAGTTCTTCGACCCGGCGTGCGAGGCCTGCCGGGCATTCCACCCGTTCGTCAAACAGCTGATGGCGCAGTACCCCACGCAGCTCAAGGTGGTGGTGCGCTACGCCCCGTTCCACGAGGGTTCTGACCTGGTGGTGGGCATGCTCGAAGCAGCGCGCCGCCAAGGCCAATACGAAGCGGCGCTGGAGGCGGTACTGACCAGCCAGCCGCAGTGGGCCGACCACCACCAGCCCCAGCCGGCGCTGGCGTGGAATGCCCTGGCGGGGCTCGGCCTGGACCTCGCACAAGCCAGGAGCGATGCGCAGCGCCCCGAAATCGCAGCGGCGCTGGCGCAAGACGTGGAAGACCTGCGCGCGCTGCAAGTGAACAAGACGCCCACCTTCTTCGTCAACGGCCGCAGCCTGCCCGGCTTCGGCCCGGAGCAGCTCGCAGCGCTGGTGGCCGACGAGGTCAAGCGCGCGGCGAACGCGCCCTGA
- a CDS encoding FMN-dependent NADH-azoreductase, with the protein MPLLHIDSAITGDQSVSRQLTARTVASWVAAHPGTQVQYLDVAKDAPSHLSAESLGFRTGQAASTEAERRENALSEALVSQFLAADVVVIGAPFYNFTIPTQLKAWIDRLAQAGRTFKYTEKGPVGLAGGKTVIVVLSRGGVYSTSEGGRAMEHQETYLQTIFGFFGITDVRFVRAEGVGMGPDAKAKALETAEGEIRAHVAEAANEAKVAKTA; encoded by the coding sequence ATGCCATTGCTTCACATCGATTCCGCCATCACCGGCGACCAGTCCGTTTCCCGCCAGTTGACGGCCCGCACGGTGGCGTCCTGGGTGGCCGCCCACCCCGGCACGCAAGTGCAGTACCTGGACGTGGCCAAGGACGCGCCTTCGCACCTGAGCGCTGAGTCGCTGGGTTTTCGCACCGGCCAGGCCGCGTCCACCGAAGCCGAGCGCCGTGAAAACGCCTTGTCCGAGGCGCTGGTGAGCCAGTTCCTGGCCGCCGACGTGGTCGTGATCGGCGCCCCGTTCTACAACTTCACTATCCCGACCCAGCTCAAGGCCTGGATCGACCGCCTGGCGCAAGCCGGCCGCACCTTCAAGTACACCGAGAAGGGCCCCGTGGGCCTGGCCGGTGGCAAGACGGTGATCGTGGTGCTGAGCCGTGGCGGCGTGTACTCGACCAGCGAAGGCGGCCGCGCGATGGAACACCAGGAAACCTACCTGCAGACCATCTTCGGCTTCTTCGGCATCACCGATGTGCGCTTCGTGCGCGCCGAAGGGGTGGGCATGGGCCCGGACGCCAAGGCCAAGGCCCTGGAAACTGCCGAAGGCGAGATCCGCGCGCACGTGGCGGAAGCCGCCAACGAAGCCAAGGTCGCGAAGACGGCCTGA
- a CDS encoding LysR family transcriptional regulator → MQDLNDMLLFAEVVERGGFAAAGRALGMPKSRVSRRVAGLEAQLGVRLLQRTTRKLSLTDVGETYLRHCQALRESAQAAADAVANAQTEPRGTIRVVCPVTLAQTVLGGVMSIYLARYPQVRIEMEVNNRVVDLVQEGVDVALRVRLTLETSGSLIVKRLDDAHSVLVASPALLERQGTPTTLEEVARLDSVAMSATDGVASIRLTSPQGRETLLQYHPRYIADDLLTLKFAVLGGSGMCWLPDYMCEAELRNGQLVRLLPDWTTPVGVVHAVFPSRRGMSPAVRSFLDFLGEYMPMCSEAQRNASEEHPPAPLRGFPPL, encoded by the coding sequence ATGCAAGACTTGAACGACATGCTGTTGTTCGCCGAGGTGGTCGAGCGCGGCGGCTTCGCGGCCGCGGGCCGAGCGCTGGGCATGCCCAAATCCCGCGTCTCGCGCCGCGTGGCGGGGCTGGAGGCGCAGCTCGGCGTGCGGTTGCTGCAGCGCACCACTCGCAAGCTCTCGCTTACCGACGTGGGCGAAACCTACCTGCGCCACTGCCAGGCCCTGCGCGAATCGGCGCAGGCCGCGGCCGACGCGGTGGCCAACGCCCAGACCGAGCCGCGCGGCACGATCCGCGTGGTGTGCCCGGTCACCTTGGCGCAAACCGTGCTCGGCGGCGTCATGTCGATCTATCTCGCGCGTTACCCCCAGGTGCGCATCGAGATGGAAGTGAACAACCGCGTGGTGGATCTGGTGCAGGAAGGCGTGGACGTGGCGCTGCGCGTGCGTCTCACGCTGGAGACCAGCGGCAGCCTGATCGTCAAGCGGCTGGACGACGCACATTCCGTGCTGGTGGCCAGCCCGGCGCTGCTCGAGCGCCAGGGCACGCCCACCACGCTGGAAGAGGTGGCCCGGCTCGACAGCGTGGCCATGTCCGCCACCGACGGCGTGGCCAGCATCCGCCTCACCAGCCCACAGGGACGCGAGACCTTGCTGCAATACCACCCGCGCTACATCGCCGACGACCTGCTCACGCTCAAGTTCGCGGTATTGGGCGGCAGCGGCATGTGCTGGCTGCCCGACTACATGTGCGAAGCGGAATTGCGCAACGGCCAGTTGGTGCGCCTGCTGCCCGACTGGACCACGCCCGTGGGCGTGGTGCACGCGGTGTTTCCGTCGCGCCGGGGCATGTCGCCGGCGGTGCGCAGTTTCCTGGATTTCCTGGGCGAATACATGCCGATGTGCAGCGAGGCGCAGCGCAACGCAAGTGAGGAACACCCCCCTGCGCCGCTGCGCGGCTTCCCCCCTCTGTAG
- a CDS encoding YncE family protein translates to MSQANRFVLTKSATVLALALGLAACATSTFQAPDASFKGSVSVVETPLIVAGTEVKLAGRDFKPGQQVNLMIGGTSLSSTPATVGADGTFRTQFKVPATAEVGSHSLVVNATQPAAALVVPVKVSPNLPLSGQAAFELKSAKLPNGLYQAAYSAKSDRLFVTSASGRPPITQTTLIKVHPQTLAVEAQVKPVAAPAQPARPGAPAAAPRDPGLYAVYGVGVDDANGTVWVTNTRQNTVAVYNQADLKLIKQFEPGTAPHARDVYVDTRNGKAYVSTVSKDIAVFDTKTLTPLKNITIETSVVPARGQANNDRGFATMSLSLDAANSKLFTVSMATNEVAVIDTRTDKVEKVFVLEGAKSAIGVDYDPKSQRLLVAAQGSDNLLIVDANSGKVLHDVKVGAGALNVAFDPVKSLAYVNNRGADTITVVNLNGKIVANLPAGSFPNHATIDGKGGVYSVNKARGSDDPKGDHIAYIKPR, encoded by the coding sequence ATGAGCCAAGCCAACCGCTTCGTTCTGACCAAGTCCGCCACCGTCCTCGCGCTGGCATTGGGCTTGGCAGCCTGCGCCACTTCGACCTTCCAGGCGCCCGACGCCAGCTTCAAGGGCAGCGTCAGCGTGGTGGAAACGCCGCTGATCGTGGCCGGCACCGAAGTGAAGTTGGCGGGTCGTGACTTCAAACCGGGCCAGCAGGTCAACCTGATGATCGGTGGCACCTCGTTGTCCTCCACCCCGGCCACCGTGGGCGCCGACGGTACCTTCCGCACCCAGTTCAAGGTTCCCGCGACCGCCGAAGTGGGCAGCCACTCGCTGGTGGTCAACGCGACCCAGCCCGCCGCCGCCTTGGTGGTGCCGGTCAAGGTGTCGCCCAACCTGCCGCTGTCGGGCCAAGCCGCCTTCGAACTCAAGTCGGCCAAGCTGCCCAACGGGCTCTACCAGGCCGCCTACAGCGCCAAGAGCGACCGCCTCTTCGTCACGTCCGCCTCGGGCCGGCCCCCGATCACGCAAACCACGCTGATCAAAGTCCACCCGCAAACGCTGGCGGTCGAAGCCCAAGTCAAGCCCGTGGCCGCGCCGGCCCAGCCTGCGCGTCCTGGCGCACCCGCCGCCGCGCCCCGCGATCCGGGCCTGTATGCCGTGTATGGCGTCGGCGTGGACGACGCCAACGGCACGGTGTGGGTCACCAACACCCGGCAGAACACGGTCGCCGTCTACAACCAGGCCGATCTGAAGCTGATCAAGCAGTTCGAACCCGGCACGGCGCCACATGCGCGCGACGTGTACGTCGACACCCGCAACGGCAAGGCCTATGTGTCCACCGTGAGCAAGGACATCGCGGTGTTCGACACCAAGACGCTGACCCCGCTCAAGAACATCACCATCGAAACCAGCGTGGTCCCCGCCCGCGGCCAGGCCAACAACGACCGCGGCTTCGCCACCATGAGCCTGTCGCTCGATGCCGCGAACAGCAAGCTGTTCACGGTGAGCATGGCAACCAACGAAGTGGCCGTCATCGACACCCGCACCGACAAGGTGGAGAAGGTGTTCGTGCTGGAAGGCGCCAAGTCCGCCATCGGCGTGGACTACGACCCCAAGAGCCAGCGACTGCTGGTCGCCGCGCAAGGCAGCGACAACCTGCTGATCGTCGACGCCAACAGCGGCAAGGTGCTGCACGACGTGAAGGTGGGTGCCGGCGCGCTCAACGTGGCCTTCGACCCGGTGAAGAGCCTGGCCTACGTGAACAACCGTGGGGCCGACACCATCACCGTGGTGAACCTCAACGGCAAGATCGTGGCCAACCTGCCTGCCGGCAGCTTCCCCAACCACGCCACCATCGATGGCAAGGGCGGTGTGTATTCGGTCAACAAGGCGCGCGGCTCCGACGACCCCAAGGGCGACCACATCGCGTACATCAAGCCACGCTGA
- a CDS encoding heme/hemin ABC transporter substrate-binding protein, producing MPTFTRISSALSLAVLAAVFSPLASSQALPAGWQSVAGAQTIKAIKAAPRLPVSAASDDGATVRVTDAARVIAGGDDVIDIMETLGLGDRVFAAPESAVTEAGRKAPRHFLFNRTTGAEGVLSLDGTLFLGNSLRRHAKLSETLRATALPAVVVDDLQPAPQKIRKVAAVFGLATEGEALAKAVQQQLDEAAAIGKPLTKRARVIHVSATGGGGKPTVGGKDTAAAQLIRLAGGINIGDAANTGDYTALSNEGVVAAMPEVVLITRSDLALMGGEAGLWRNYPTLKQTPAGQANRVWVMPDVQLKIVGSQSGAGAIALAQAFKAFATKTP from the coding sequence ATGCCCACCTTCACACGCATCTCCTCGGCCTTGAGCCTGGCCGTGCTCGCCGCGGTCTTCTCCCCGCTGGCCTCATCGCAGGCGCTGCCGGCCGGCTGGCAGTCCGTCGCCGGTGCGCAGACCATCAAGGCGATCAAGGCCGCGCCGCGCCTGCCCGTCTCCGCCGCATCGGACGATGGCGCCACCGTGCGGGTGACCGACGCCGCGCGGGTCATCGCCGGGGGTGACGACGTGATCGACATCATGGAAACGCTGGGCCTGGGCGATCGCGTGTTTGCCGCGCCCGAGAGCGCGGTGACCGAAGCGGGGCGCAAGGCGCCACGCCACTTCCTCTTCAACCGCACCACCGGCGCCGAAGGCGTGCTCAGCCTGGACGGCACGCTGTTCCTGGGCAACAGCCTGCGCCGCCACGCCAAGCTGTCCGAGACCCTGCGCGCCACCGCGCTGCCCGCCGTCGTGGTCGACGACTTGCAGCCCGCGCCGCAGAAGATCCGCAAGGTGGCCGCCGTGTTCGGCCTGGCCACCGAAGGCGAGGCCCTGGCCAAGGCCGTGCAACAACAACTCGACGAGGCCGCCGCCATCGGCAAGCCTTTGACCAAGCGCGCGCGCGTCATCCATGTCTCCGCCACCGGCGGCGGCGGCAAGCCCACCGTGGGCGGCAAGGACACGGCCGCGGCACAACTCATCCGCCTCGCGGGCGGCATCAACATCGGCGACGCCGCCAACACCGGCGACTACACCGCCTTGAGCAACGAAGGCGTGGTCGCGGCCATGCCCGAGGTGGTGCTGATCACCCGCAGCGACCTCGCCCTGATGGGCGGAGAAGCCGGCCTGTGGCGCAACTACCCCACGCTCAAGCAGACGCCAGCCGGCCAGGCCAACCGCGTGTGGGTCATGCCCGACGTGCAACTCAAGATCGTGGGCAGCCAATCGGGCGCGGGCGCCATCGCCCTGGCCCAGGCCTTCAAAGCCTTCGCCACCAAAACCCCGTGA
- a CDS encoding FecCD family ABC transporter permease, with amino-acid sequence MSTAAVQPALRAGVRRPSGPLLLLVLTACLLIAIVLSFGIGPLKVAPGDVLRIVFARFGLVDAEGLNARDMAVVWNLRIPRALMGALVGAALALAGAGLQGLFGNPLADPGVVGVSQGAALGAVAAIVLGATALGDWTVPVAAFVGGIVSTTLIYLLARPGHGSGTVTLLLVGIAVGAACSAAIGFFTYRASATQLQSLVFWQMGSLGSADWSDLGAALPVFLIGLAGMLMLATPLDMLALGERQAQHIGLDVKRTRALLVMFSALLVGAAVAFAGTIGFVGLVVPHIVRLLAGPRHRWLLPLSALAGAALIVVADTAARTLDPPSEIPLGLFSAAIGAPFFLWLVLRQRVGGAR; translated from the coding sequence GTGAGCACGGCCGCCGTTCAACCTGCCCTGCGCGCCGGGGTGCGTCGGCCCAGCGGCCCTTTGCTGCTGCTGGTGCTCACGGCCTGTCTGCTCATCGCCATCGTGCTGTCGTTCGGCATCGGGCCGCTCAAGGTGGCGCCAGGCGACGTGCTGCGCATCGTGTTCGCGCGCTTCGGCCTGGTCGATGCCGAGGGCCTGAACGCGCGCGACATGGCCGTGGTGTGGAACCTGCGCATTCCGCGCGCGCTCATGGGCGCGCTGGTGGGCGCAGCGCTGGCGCTGGCCGGCGCGGGCTTGCAAGGCTTGTTCGGCAACCCGCTCGCCGACCCGGGCGTGGTCGGCGTGAGCCAGGGCGCGGCCCTGGGCGCGGTGGCGGCCATCGTGCTCGGCGCAACCGCGCTTGGTGACTGGACCGTGCCGGTCGCGGCCTTCGTCGGCGGCATCGTCTCCACCACCTTGATCTATCTGCTGGCACGGCCCGGACACGGCAGCGGCACCGTCACGCTGCTGCTGGTGGGCATCGCGGTCGGCGCGGCCTGTTCTGCCGCGATCGGCTTCTTCACCTACCGCGCCAGCGCCACACAACTGCAGTCGCTGGTGTTCTGGCAGATGGGCTCGCTCGGCTCGGCGGACTGGTCCGACCTGGGCGCCGCGCTGCCGGTGTTCCTGATCGGCCTGGCCGGCATGCTGATGCTGGCCACCCCGCTGGACATGCTGGCACTCGGCGAACGCCAGGCACAACACATCGGCCTGGACGTGAAGCGCACACGCGCACTCCTGGTGATGTTCTCGGCGCTGCTGGTCGGCGCGGCCGTGGCCTTCGCCGGCACCATCGGCTTCGTTGGCCTGGTGGTTCCACACATCGTGCGCCTGCTCGCCGGCCCGCGCCACCGCTGGCTGCTGCCGCTGTCGGCGCTGGCGGGCGCCGCACTGATCGTGGTGGCCGACACCGCCGCGCGCACGCTCGATCCGCCGTCGGAAATTCCGCTGGGCCTGTTCTCGGCCGCCATCGGTGCGCCGTTCTTCCTGTGGCTCGTGTTGCGCCAGCGCGTAGGAGGCGCACGATGA